Proteins encoded by one window of Camelus dromedarius isolate mCamDro1 chromosome 27, mCamDro1.pat, whole genome shotgun sequence:
- the KEAP1 gene encoding kelch-like ECH-associated protein 1, whose protein sequence is MQPEPRPSGAGAHTHFLPLSSQRPEGAGDTVMYASTECKAEVTPSQHGNRTFSYTLEDHTKQAFGIMNELRLSQQLCDVTLQVKYEDAPAAQFMAHKVVLASSSPVFKAMFTNGLREQGMEVVSIEGIHPKVMERLIEFAYTASISMGEKCVLHVMNGAVMYQIDSVVRACSDFLVQQLDPSNAIGIANFAEQIGCAELHQRAREYIYMHFGEVAKQEEFFNLSHCQLVTLISRDDLNVRCESEVFHACINWVKYDCEQRRFYVQALLRAVRCHSLTPHFLQMQLQKCEILQSDSRCKDYLAKIFQELTLHKPTQMMPCRAPKVGRLIYTAGGYFRQSLSYLEAYNPSDGTWLRLADLQVPRSGLAGCVVGGLLYAVGGRNNSPDGNTDSNALDCYNPMTNQWSPCASMSVPRNRIGVGVIDGHIYAVGGSHGCIHHNSVERYEPERDEWHLVAPMLTRRIGVGVAVLNRLLYAVGGFDGTNRLNSAECYYPERNEWRMITPMNTIRSGAGVCVLHNCIYAAGGYDGQDQLNSVERYDVETEMWTFVAPMKHRRSALGITVHQGKIYVLGGYDGHTFLDSVESYDPDTDTWNEVTRMTSGRSGVGVAVTMEPCRKQIDQQNCTC, encoded by the exons ATGCAGCCGGAACCCAGGCCTAGCGGGGCTGGGGCCCACACTCATTTCCTGCCCCTGAGTTCACAGCGCCCCGAGGGGGCAGGGGACACGGTGATGTACGCCTCCACCGAGTGCAAGGCCGAGGTGACGCCCTCCCAGCATGGCAACCGCACCTTTAGCTACACGCTGGAGGACCACACGAAGCAGGCCTTTGGCATCATGAACGAACTGCGGCTCAGCCAGCAGCTATGTGATGTCACGCTGCAGGTCAAGTATGAGGATGCACCAGCTGCCCAGTTCATGGCCCACAAGGTGGTGCTGGCCTCATCCAGCCCCGTCTTCAAGGCCATGTTCACCAACGGGCTGCGGGAGCAAGGCATGGAGGTGGTGTCCATTGAGGGCATCCACCCCAAGGTCATGGAGCGCCTCATCGAGTTTGCCTACACAGCCTCCATCTCCATGGGTGAGAAGTGCGTGCTCCACGTCATGAATGGCGCCGTCATGTACCAGATCGACAGCGTCGTCCGTGCCTGCAGCGACTTCCTGGTGCAGCAGCTGGACCCCAGCAATGCCATTGGCATTGCCAACTTCGCCGAGCAGATTGGCTGTGCTGAGCTGCACCAGCGTGCCCGGGAGTACATCTACATGCACTTTGGGGAG GTGGCCAAGCAAGAGGAGTTCTTCAACCTGTCCCACTGCCAGCTGGTGACCCTCATCAGTCGGGACGACCTGAATGTGCGCTGCGAGTCCGAGGTCTTCCATGCCTGTATCAACTGGGTCAAGTACGACTGCGAGCAGCGGCGCTTCTACGTGCAGGCGCTGCTGCGGGCTGTGCGCTGCCACTCGCTCACGCCCCACTTCCTGCAGATGCAGCTGCAGAAGTGCGAGATCCTGCAGTCAGACTCCCGCTGCAAGGACTACCTGGCCAAGATCTTCCAGGAGCTCACCCTGCACAAGCCCACGCAGATGATGCCCTGCCGGGCCCCCAAGGTGGGCCGGCTTATCTACACTGCCGGCGGCTACTTCCGCCAGTCACTCAGCTACCTGGAGGCCTACAACCCCAGTGATGGCACCTGGCTCCGGCTGGCGGACCTGCAGGTGCCGCGCAGCGGCCTGGCGGGCTGTGTGGTGGGCGGGCTGCTGTATGCCGTGGGTGGCCGGAACAATTCACCAGACGGCAACACCGACTCCAACGCCCTGGACTGCTACAACCCCATGACCAACCAGTGGTCGCCCTGCGCTTCCATGAGCGTACCACGAAACCGAATCGGGGTCGGCGTCATCGATGGGCACATCTACGCCGTGGGCGGCTCCCACGGCTGCATCCACCACAACAGTGTGGAGAG ATATGAGCCGGAGCGGGATGAGTGGCACTTGGTGGCCCCAATGCTGACTCGAAGGATCGGGGTGGGAGTGGCTGTCCTCAACCGTCTGCTCTACGCGGTTGGTGGCTTCGACGGGACGAACCGCCTCAACTCAGCCGAGTGTTACTACCCAGAGAGAAACGAGTGGCGAATGATCACACCCATGAACACCATCCGAAgtggggcag GAGTCTGTGTCCTGCACAACTGCATCTATGCTGCGGGGGGCTACGATGGCCAGGACCAGCTGAACAGTGTGGAACGCTATGACGTGGAGACAGAAATGTGGACTTTCGTAGCCCCTATGAAGCATCGGCGAAGTGCCCTGGGAATTACTGTGCACCAGGGAAAAATCTACGTGCTCG